Proteins encoded in a region of the Leifsonia sp. PS1209 genome:
- a CDS encoding PspC domain-containing protein, translating to MSQHDSTTPPPPGTPGAPYGGPTSGLSGRGTTFFTWMRGLGIVRTEGWLGGVCAGVANRIGIDPLIVRGIVVVAAILGAPMLLIYAAAWALLPDRENRIHLQRLFDGDFQPAIVGIGVLALLSLLPWAPGIWWADGGFWGSPSVGDVIGRVVWTLIVLALIAGLIVWAVRGNWGRNAWSANHGTGTGAGSGAGAGASSSGAAAAGGVAGGVAGAAGAPGPGVWTADAAGTATGPETSADASGAASTTTSAPDAAGAPDAPGAPDAADTVPLDSAADATEADASATKPLLDVTAEPTEPPAPTVGASQEDVDGWRTRHASWQAEHAQWKARLDEDMRAVKRQRAAEMRAQASVATAEAAAQRRAYRAANPRIGAAFGWATIGLALVAAAIVSAIWEPTTGLTGYGVTAALAAATLVFGVATLIAGLARRRSGFLIFLGILLAVVTLVTAWVPRSGQIVFDGAWLRPTGNAQYAQPFGDTTIVFEDALESHRGTPVVDFAKGGGTTTLILGADTTVSIVATTRGQGISVGDADGGSTEHTCTTSDDDRLCTVDLMVEPSKKADAIVRVQQFDQVVVQQNTEEVAR from the coding sequence ATGTCACAGCATGACTCGACCACACCTCCCCCACCCGGCACGCCCGGTGCGCCCTACGGCGGACCGACCAGCGGCCTCTCCGGGCGCGGGACCACGTTCTTCACCTGGATGCGCGGCCTCGGCATCGTGCGCACAGAAGGCTGGCTCGGCGGCGTCTGCGCCGGTGTCGCCAACCGCATCGGCATCGACCCGCTGATCGTGCGCGGCATCGTCGTCGTCGCCGCGATCCTCGGCGCGCCGATGCTGCTGATCTACGCAGCGGCGTGGGCGCTCCTGCCGGACAGGGAGAACCGCATCCACCTGCAGCGGCTGTTCGACGGCGACTTCCAGCCGGCCATCGTCGGCATCGGGGTGCTCGCGCTGCTTTCCCTGCTGCCATGGGCGCCGGGGATCTGGTGGGCGGACGGCGGGTTCTGGGGGTCGCCGTCGGTCGGCGACGTGATCGGGCGAGTGGTCTGGACGCTGATCGTGCTCGCGCTGATCGCCGGGCTGATCGTCTGGGCCGTGCGCGGCAACTGGGGGCGGAATGCGTGGAGCGCCAACCACGGGACCGGCACGGGGGCCGGGAGTGGTGCAGGCGCGGGGGCGTCATCGTCGGGGGCTGCCGCTGCTGGTGGCGTGGCCGGTGGCGTGGCCGGTGCGGCGGGGGCGCCAGGGCCGGGCGTGTGGACCGCCGATGCTGCTGGCACGGCGACGGGACCGGAGACCTCGGCGGACGCGTCCGGGGCCGCTTCCACCACCACGTCGGCACCGGATGCGGCGGGCGCACCGGATGCGCCGGGTGCACCGGATGCGGCGGACACCGTTCCGCTCGACTCCGCGGCCGACGCCACAGAGGCCGACGCCTCGGCGACCAAGCCGCTGCTCGACGTCACCGCCGAGCCGACCGAGCCGCCTGCACCGACCGTCGGCGCCTCGCAGGAGGACGTGGACGGCTGGCGCACCAGGCACGCCAGCTGGCAGGCCGAGCACGCGCAGTGGAAGGCCAGGCTCGACGAGGACATGCGCGCCGTCAAGCGGCAGCGCGCCGCGGAGATGCGCGCTCAGGCGTCCGTCGCGACCGCGGAGGCGGCCGCGCAGCGCAGGGCGTACCGGGCGGCGAACCCGCGGATCGGTGCCGCGTTCGGCTGGGCGACGATCGGGCTCGCCCTGGTGGCCGCCGCCATCGTGTCCGCCATCTGGGAGCCGACCACCGGCTTGACCGGTTACGGCGTGACCGCCGCTCTCGCCGCTGCCACCCTGGTCTTCGGCGTCGCGACGCTGATCGCCGGGTTGGCCAGGAGGCGCAGCGGGTTCCTGATCTTCCTCGGCATCCTGCTCGCCGTGGTCACACTGGTGACGGCGTGGGTGCCGCGCAGCGGTCAGATCGTCTTCGACGGAGCCTGGCTGAGACCGACGGGGAACGCTCAGTACGCTCAGCCGTTCGGTGACACGACGATCGTCTTCGAGGATGCTCTCGAATCCCACCGCGGGACTCCGGTGGTCGACTTCGCCAAAGGCGGGGGCACCACCACCCTCATCCTCGGTGCGGACACGACGGTCTCCATCGTCGCGACCACCCGCGGCCAGGGGATCTCGGTGGGCGACGCCGACGGAGGCAGCACCGAGCACACCTGCACGACGTCCGACGACGACCGGCTCTGCACCGTGGACCTGATGGTCGAGCCGTCGAAGAAGGCGGACGCGATCGTCCGCGTCCAGCAGTTCGACCAGGTGGTCGTCCAGCAGAACACCGAGGAGGTCGCACGATGA
- a CDS encoding ATP-binding protein produces the protein MGRVCLDFTVTDTFAPRSAPARPPRVPLARPRTCELSGVSVALADHLGWSVTMVRWLFVALALIGGAGVLLYLWLWALTPLRPATVADPQERVVRRIPVAWLLLGVSGVAGISAVALAAAGSSPFGLLAAIGASILLAVACVAWDQLVDVGDVARTPATSRTLRIAAGAFLVVIAIALSSLVDQAGTGWLWLGIIASTFAGAAVLVGPWALRLWRELIAERTARIKQEQRAEIAAHLHDSVLQTLALIQNRAGASSEVARIARAQERELREWLYADAADDRDAQVRDLASELRATAAALEVDHPVHIDVVAVGEPVEHAPNELAAAAREAMLNAARHAGGDVSVYVESRAGGVDVFIRDRGPGFDVDALPEGRLGVRESIIGRMRRAGGHATVTSRPTGTEVQLSIEYANEAP, from the coding sequence ATGGGCCGAGTCTGCTTGGATTTCACCGTGACCGACACGTTCGCGCCTCGAAGCGCGCCAGCACGCCCTCCGCGGGTTCCGTTGGCGCGCCCGCGGACCTGCGAGCTGAGCGGGGTGAGCGTCGCGCTCGCCGATCACCTCGGCTGGTCGGTCACGATGGTGCGCTGGCTGTTCGTCGCCCTCGCGCTGATCGGCGGCGCAGGCGTCCTCCTCTATCTGTGGCTGTGGGCGCTCACGCCGCTGCGCCCGGCGACCGTGGCCGACCCGCAGGAACGCGTCGTGCGCCGCATCCCCGTCGCGTGGCTGCTGCTCGGGGTGTCCGGGGTCGCCGGCATCTCGGCCGTCGCCCTGGCCGCGGCGGGGTCCTCCCCGTTCGGCCTGCTCGCGGCGATCGGCGCGAGCATCCTGCTGGCGGTCGCCTGTGTGGCCTGGGATCAGCTGGTCGATGTCGGCGACGTCGCCCGCACGCCGGCCACTTCCCGCACGCTGCGCATCGCCGCCGGCGCCTTCCTCGTGGTCATCGCCATCGCGCTGAGTTCGCTGGTCGACCAGGCGGGCACGGGCTGGCTGTGGCTCGGGATCATCGCCTCCACGTTCGCGGGCGCCGCCGTGCTCGTCGGCCCGTGGGCGCTGCGGCTGTGGCGCGAGCTGATCGCCGAGCGCACAGCGCGCATCAAGCAGGAGCAGCGTGCGGAGATCGCCGCGCACCTGCACGACTCCGTGCTGCAGACTCTCGCGCTCATCCAGAACAGGGCGGGAGCGTCGAGCGAGGTCGCCAGGATCGCCCGCGCCCAGGAGCGCGAACTGCGCGAGTGGCTCTATGCGGACGCCGCGGACGACCGGGATGCGCAGGTGCGCGACCTCGCCTCCGAGCTGCGGGCCACCGCTGCCGCCCTGGAGGTCGACCATCCGGTGCACATCGATGTCGTCGCCGTCGGCGAGCCCGTCGAGCACGCACCGAACGAGCTCGCCGCCGCTGCCAGGGAGGCCATGCTCAACGCGGCCAGGCACGCGGGCGGCGACGTGTCCGTCTACGTGGAGAGCCGGGCGGGCGGAGTGGACGTGTTCATCAGGGACCGCGGCCCCGGGTTCGACGTGGATGCGCTGCCGGAGGGCAGGCTCGGCGTCCGCGAGTCCATCATCGGCCGGATGCGCAGGGCGGGCGGGCATGCGACCGTCACCTCCCGGCCAACCGGCACCGAAGTCCAGCTGAGCATCGAGTACGCGAACGAGGCACCATGA
- a CDS encoding response regulator transcription factor — protein MTDHTDQPAPAAPNPITVVIVDDHSIFRSGLRADLDDRLSVVGEAADVEAAVATILATRPAVVLLDVHLPGGAGGGGAEVVRKTIAECPDTRFLALSVSDAAEDVVGVIRAGARGYLTKGSSGGQVSDAVVGVAGGDAVFSPRLAGFVLDAFGAAAGEQAESTEELDRLSAREREVMRLIARGYSYKEVAADLFISIKTVETHVSAVLRKLQLSSRHELTAWALERKLL, from the coding sequence ATGACAGACCACACCGACCAGCCGGCACCCGCCGCCCCGAACCCGATCACCGTGGTGATCGTCGACGACCACTCGATCTTCCGCTCCGGCCTGCGCGCCGACCTCGACGACCGCCTCTCCGTGGTCGGCGAGGCGGCCGACGTGGAAGCGGCGGTCGCCACGATCCTGGCCACACGCCCTGCCGTCGTCCTCCTCGACGTGCACCTGCCCGGCGGAGCGGGTGGCGGGGGAGCCGAGGTGGTGCGCAAGACCATCGCGGAGTGCCCGGACACCCGGTTCCTCGCGCTGAGCGTGTCCGACGCCGCGGAGGACGTGGTCGGCGTCATCAGGGCCGGTGCGCGCGGCTATCTCACCAAGGGAAGCTCGGGCGGCCAGGTGAGCGACGCGGTGGTCGGCGTCGCCGGCGGGGACGCGGTGTTCTCTCCCAGACTGGCCGGTTTCGTCCTCGACGCGTTCGGCGCGGCGGCGGGGGAGCAGGCGGAGTCGACGGAGGAGCTCGACAGGCTCTCCGCCCGCGAGCGCGAGGTGATGCGGCTGATCGCCCGCGGCTACTCCTATAAGGAGGTCGCGGCCGACCTGTTCATCTCGATCAAAACCGTCGAGACGCACGTCTCCGCCGTGCTGCGCAAGCTGCAGCTGTCGTCCCGCCACGAGCTCACGGCCTGGGCGCTGGAGCGCAAGCTCCTCTAG
- a CDS encoding pyridoxal phosphate-dependent aminotransferase — MTAQQRISTRIASIAESATLKVDAKAKALKAQGRPVISYAAGEPDFVTPQNIVDAAISAVEDPRNYRYTPAAGLPELREAIAEKTRRDSGLDVPASGVVVTNGGKQAVYQAFATLLDPGDEVLVPTPYWTTYPEAIKLAGGVQVDVFAGADQGYLVTVDQLEAARTERTKVLLFVSPSNPTGAVYPPEQVEEIGRWADEHGLYVIADEIYQNLTYDGVKAVSIVDAVPALADRTILVNGVAKTYAMTGWRVGWMVGPSDIIAAAANLQSHLSSNVSNISQRAALEALTGTQEPEEQMRLAFDRRRRTIVSELNAIDGILTPTPQGAFYVYPDVSGLLGRTWGGVTPTTSLELADLILDQAEVATVPGEAFGPSGYLRLSYALGDDELLEGVRRLQRLFAAPDA; from the coding sequence GTGACCGCACAGCAGCGCATTTCGACACGCATCGCATCCATCGCCGAGTCAGCCACCCTCAAAGTGGATGCGAAGGCCAAGGCCCTCAAAGCGCAGGGTAGGCCTGTGATCAGCTATGCGGCGGGCGAGCCGGACTTCGTGACCCCGCAGAACATCGTGGACGCCGCCATCTCGGCCGTCGAGGACCCGCGCAACTACCGGTACACCCCGGCCGCCGGGCTCCCCGAGCTGCGCGAGGCGATCGCGGAGAAGACGCGCAGGGACTCCGGGTTGGATGTGCCCGCATCCGGTGTCGTGGTCACCAACGGAGGCAAGCAGGCGGTCTACCAGGCGTTCGCGACCCTGCTCGATCCGGGAGACGAGGTGCTCGTCCCCACCCCGTACTGGACCACGTACCCCGAGGCGATCAAGCTGGCCGGCGGAGTGCAGGTGGACGTGTTCGCCGGGGCGGACCAGGGCTACCTGGTGACGGTCGACCAGCTCGAAGCCGCACGCACCGAGCGCACCAAGGTGCTGCTGTTCGTCTCTCCGTCGAACCCGACCGGCGCGGTGTACCCGCCGGAGCAGGTCGAGGAGATCGGCCGCTGGGCCGACGAGCACGGCCTCTACGTGATCGCAGACGAGATCTACCAGAACCTCACGTACGACGGCGTGAAGGCCGTCTCGATCGTGGACGCCGTCCCCGCTCTGGCCGACCGCACCATCCTGGTCAACGGCGTCGCCAAGACGTACGCGATGACCGGCTGGCGGGTGGGCTGGATGGTCGGCCCCTCCGACATCATCGCCGCGGCGGCCAACCTGCAGTCGCACCTGTCGTCCAACGTGTCCAACATCTCGCAGCGCGCGGCGCTCGAAGCCCTCACCGGAACGCAGGAGCCCGAGGAGCAGATGCGGCTCGCGTTCGACAGGCGTCGGCGCACGATCGTGTCCGAGCTGAACGCCATCGACGGCATCCTCACCCCGACGCCGCAGGGTGCGTTCTACGTCTATCCGGATGTGTCCGGCCTGCTCGGCAGGACCTGGGGCGGCGTGACGCCGACAACGTCGCTGGAGCTGGCCGACCTCATCCTGGACCAGGCGGAGGTCGCGACGGTTCCCGGAGAGGCGTTCGGGCCGTCCGGCTACCTGCGGCTCTCGTACGCGCTCGGCGACGACGAACTACTCGAAGGCGTGCGTCGCCTCCAGCGCCTGTTCGCCGCACCGGATGCGTGA